A genomic window from Centroberyx gerrardi isolate f3 chromosome 14, fCenGer3.hap1.cur.20231027, whole genome shotgun sequence includes:
- the pfkma gene encoding phosphofructokinase, muscle a: MSGSPGNMSNMDPTKMGVGRSIAVLTSGGDAQGMNAAVRATVRVGLYTGAKVYFVHEGYQGLVDGGDNIRLATWESVSMMLQLGGTVIGSARCKDFRNREGRMQAACNLVKLGITNLCVIGGDGSLTGANQFRTEWSSLLVDLVRAGKITDDEAKRSSHLNIVGMVGSIDNDFCGTDMTIGTDSALHRIIEVVDAITTTAQSHQRTFILEVMGRHCGYLALVTALSCGADWVFIPEMPPDEGWEEHLCRRLADQRARGSRLNVIIVAEGAVSRDGKLITSDQIKKLVTDRLGFDTRTTVLGHVQRGGTPSAFDRILGSRMGVEAVMALLEATPDTPACVVSLSGNQAIRLPLMECVQVTKDVTAAMSEGRFEDAIKLRGKSFENNWNTYKLLAHINPPDVKSNINVAIMNIGAPCAGMNAAVRSAVRMGIIQGHNMLAVHDGFDGLAHGQIEPITWTEVSGWTGKGGSMLGTKRTLPGKLMEEISLNIARHNIHALVIIGGFEAYVGGLELVQAREKYEELCIPMVVIPATVSNNVPGSDFSVGADTALNTITSTCDRIKQSAAGTKRRVFIIETMGGYCGYLATMAGMAAGADAAYIYEEKFSIRDLEANVEHLVEKMKTTVKRGLILRNENCNANYTTDFIFNLYSEEGKGIFDCRKNVLGHMQQGGTPTPFDRNFGTKMGAKSVLWLTEKLKECYRHGRIFANTPDSACVLGMRKRALTFQPLADLKEETDFEHRIPKTQWWIKIRPIMKILAKYKIKLDTSEHADMEHVIKKRSPIMKTVEK; this comes from the exons ATGTCTGGTTCCCCTGGAAACATGTCCAACATGGACCCCACCAAGATGGGGGTCGGTCGCTCCATTGCTGTGCTGACATCAGGAGGAGATGCCCAAG gTATGAACGCGGCTGTGAGAGCCACAGTCAGAGTTGGTCTCTACACCGGAGCCAAAGTCTACTTTGTTCATGAG GGCTACCAGGGACTGGTGGATGGAGGAGACAACATTCGCCTCGCCACTTGGGAGAGTGTGTCCATGATGCTTCAGCTG GGCGGCACTGTCATTGGCAGTGCCCGCTGCAAGGACTTCCGAAACAGAGAGGGCCGTATGCAGGCAGCCTGCAACCTTGTGAAGCTTGGCATCACCAACCTGTGTGTGATTGGAGGCGATGGCAGTCTGACTGGCGCCAACCAGTTCAGGACTGAGTGGAGCAGCTTGCTGGTTGACTTGGTCAGAGCTG gTAAGATTACTGATGATGAAGCTAAGAGATCTTCACACCTGAACATCGTCGGCATGGTcggctccattgacaatgactTCTGTGGCACCGACATGACCATTGGCACTGACTCCGCCCTGCACCGCATCATTGAGGTGGTGGACGCCATCACCACAACCGCACAGAG CCACCAGAGGACATTCATCCTGGAAGTGATGGGCAGACACTGTGG GTACCTGGCCCTGGTGACCGCCCTGTCCTGTGGTGCAGACTGGGTGTTCATCCCAGAGATGCCCCCAGATGAGGGATGGGAGGAGCACTTGTGCAGGAGGCTGGCAGAT caaaggGCCAGGGGTTCTCGTCTGAATGTGATCATTGTGGCTGAGGGCGCCGTGTCCAGAGATGGCAAACTAATTACGTCTGACCAGATCAAGAAG CTGGTGACTGACAGGCTGGGCTTCGACACTCGCACCACTGTTCTTGGACACGTGCAGAGAGGCGGCACGCCCTCCGCCTTCGACAGAATCCTG GGCAGCAGGATGGGTGTGGAGGCTGTGATGGCGCTGCTAGAGGCCACTCCAGACACTCCTGCCTGTGTGGTCAGCCTGTCTGGGAACCAGGCGATCAGACTGCCGCTCATGGAGTGTGTGCAAGTG ACCAAGGATGTGACTGCTGCCATGTCTGAGGGCAGATTTGAGGATGCTATCAAGCTCAGGGGAAA GAGTTTTGAGAACAACTGGAACACATACAAGTTGCTGGCCCACATCAACCCCCCAGATGTTAAG AGCAACATCAATGTGGCCATTATGAACATCGGTGCTCCCTGTGCCGGTATGAACGCTGCTGTCCGCTCGGCAGTCAGGATGGGCATCATCCAGGGCCACAATATGTTGGCTGTCCACGACGGCTTTGACGGTCTGGCTCACGGACAG atTGAGCCCATCACCTGGACTGAAGTGAGTGGCTGGACTGGAAAGGGAGGGTCAATGTTGGGCACCAAGAG AACTCTTCCAGGTAAACTGATGGAGGAAATCAGCCTGAATATTGCCAGACACAACATCCATGCTTTGGTGATCATTGGTGGATTTGAG GCTTATGTGGGCGGTCTGGAGCTGGTTCAGGCCAGGGAGAAATACGAGGAGCTGTGCATTCCCATGGTGGTCATCCCCGCCACTGTGTCCAACAACGTCCCTGGCTCTGACTTCAGTGTCGGTGCTGACACTGCCCTCAACACCATCACCTCT aCCTGTGACAGAATCAAGCAGTCTGCAGCAGGGACCAAGCGCCGCGTGTTCATCATTGAGACTATGGGTGGATACTGCGGCTACTTGGCCACCATGGCCGGTATGGCTGCTGGGGCCGACGCCGCCTACATCTATGAAGAAAAATTCAGCATTAGAGACCTGGAG GCGAACGTGGAACATCTTGtggagaagatgaagacaaCAGTGAAGAGAGGGTTGATTCTCAG GAATGAGAACTGCAATGCCAACTACACCACTGACTTCATCTTCAACCTGTATTCAGAGGAGGGCAAAGGCATCTTCGACTGCCGTAAGAATGTTCTCGGACACATGCAGCAG GGTGGCACACCAACACCTTTTGACAGAAACTTTGGCACAAAGATGGGAGCCAAGTCTGTCCTGTGGCTGACTGAGAAACTGAAGGAGTGCTATAGACATG GTCGTATCTTCGCTAACACACCAGACTCTGCCTGTGTGCTGGGCATGAGGAAGAGGGCGCTCACCTTCCAGCCTCTTGCTGACCTGAAAGAAGAGACCGATTTTGA GCACCGCATCCCTAAGACACAGTGGTGGATAAAGATCAGGCCCATCATGAAGATCCTGGCCAAGTACAAGATCAAACTGGACACATCTGAACACGCCGACATGGAGCATGTGATCAAGAAGAGGAGTCCGATCATGAAGACTGTGGAGAAGTAG
- the larp4aa gene encoding la ribonucleoprotein 4Aa translates to MSSDQGGEPPLLQEEADPGPKTGGKDEAPLGIEGGSGGMVTSKGAGLNPNAKVWQEIPVAPSEAVTDGPHWSPSEVNEGYSEPSSAGCKQYTVGFTALEDSSSTATAEIAVNGMDPPELGFSPAESTTGTSVDSKTEEQPVSSENLRESLKKELEFYFSRENLSKDLYLMSQMDSDQFVPIWTIASMEGIKVLTTDMDLILDVLRSSPMVQVDEKGEKVRPNHKRCIIILREVPETTPVEEVESLFKNDNCPKVISVEFAHNNNWYITFQSDTDAQQAYKYLREEVKTFQGKPIMARIKAINTFFAKNGYRSMDSSMYAQQSQSQSQYNSPLYMQHVYPQQQYPVYGIVPPTWTPSPTPYFETPLAPFPNSSFVNGFSSAGHYKTGSNSLNISRPFNRNRNHVKPQVRTGEVAPASITPVPLESLTGLRSPQPPAAATATTNPVQTATDLSSAFPHLSSSSLDPSDDSGMAGRGRRSTTYRGTRRRREDDRITRPVPLAEVKVSPPKFDLAATNFPPLPGCVVSTQGEPVLENRMSDVVRGLNRDKTEQINKEATVSAGSGPGQGPVAEEAVPVSSPAQTAAKSATQPLGPSAPSITRQEKRVERAEPPAPKVTPPTPVPTTPAPSSSTQPVPTPRPQPCAASAPAAPSTPAPAAATIATPAQEPRKLSYAEVCQRPPKDPPPAAPAPASSGTASGQPLRELRVNKAEEPGSSSGPGDKQEKAHDREGGWECKESRPPRERDSQGYYRSNGPRGTGGLKFRDQRRPPPARRSSPQGGYRHTGKEQNIPPVSPK, encoded by the exons ATGAGTTCAGACCAGGGCGGAGAGCCGccgctgctgcaggaggaggctgaTCCGGGACCGAAGACCGGTGGGAAGGACGAGGCTCCACTTGGGATCGAGGGAGGGTCAGGCGGCATG GTCACCTCTAAGGGCGCCGGTCTGAACCCTAATGCCAAGGTGTGGCAGGAGATCCCAGTGGCCCCCAGTGAGGCGGTGACTGACGGCCCCCACTGGTCCCCCTCCGAAGTCAATGAGG GTTATTCTGAGCCTTCGTCCGCTGGGTGTAAGCAGTACACTGTGGGATTCACGGCCCTGGAGGACAGCAGCTCCACAGCAACAGCTGAGATAGCAGTGAATGGAATGGACCCTCCGGAGCTGGGCTTTTCCCCCGCTGAGTCCACCACAGGGACCTCCG TGGACTCCAAAACTGAGGAACAGCCCGTCTCTTCTGAGAATCTACGCGAGTCTCTGAAGAAAGAGCTGGAATTTTACTTCTCTAG GGAAAACCTGTCTAAGGATTTGTACCTGATGTCCCAGATGGACAGCGACCAGTTTGTCCCCATTTGGACTATAGCCAGCATGGAGGGCATCAAGGTCCTCACCACTGACATGGACCTCATCCTGGACGTCCTGAGAT CCTCTCCTATGGTACAAGTGGATGAGAAAGGGGAGAAGGTGCGTCCTAATCACAAGCGGTGCATTATCATCCTGAGAGAAGTCCCTGAAACCACACCTGTTGAG GAAGTGGAGTCGCTGTTCAAAAATGACAACTGTCCAAAGGTGATAAGTGTTGAGTTTGCGCACAACAACAACTGGTACATCACATTCCAATCAGATACGGACGCTCAACAG GCATACAAATACCTGAGAGAGGAAGTTAAAACATTTCAGGGAAAACCCATTATG GCCAGGATAAAGGCCATTAACACCTTCTTTGCAAAGAATGGCTACCGTAGCATGGACAGCAGCATGTACGCCCAGCAGTCCCAGAGCCAGTCCCAGTACAACTCTCCGCTCTACATGCAGCACGTCTACCCGCAGCAGCAGTACCCAGTCTATGGCATTGTACCTCCCACCTGGACGCCGTCTCCCACGCCCTACTTTGAAACCCCTCTG GCACCGTTTCCCAACAGTAGCTTTGTCAATGGATTTAGCTCTGCTGGACACTACAAAACTGGCTCCAACTCTCTTAATATTAGTCGCCCATTCAACAGAAACCG AAACCATGTGAAGCCTCAGGTGAGGACAGGCGAGGTTGCCCCAGCGTCCATCACTCCTGTCCCCTTGGAGAGTCTGACTGGCCTGCGCAGCCCGCAGCCTCCCGCCGCTGCCACTGCCACCACTAACCCAGTCCAGACCGCTACTGACCTGAGCTCGGCGTTCCcgcatctctcctcttcctccctggaCCCCAGTGACGACAGCGGCATGGCTGGACGTGGACG ACGGAGCACTACCTACAGAGGAACACGGAGGAGGCGAGAGGACGATCGCATTACG AGGCCCGTACCGCTAGCAGAAGTTAAGGTTTCTCCTCCCAAGTTTGACCTGGCTGCCACCAATTTCCCTCCTCTACCTGGCTGTGTGGTCAGCACACAGGGAGAGCCAGTGCTAGAAAACCGAATGTCAGATGTTGTACGCGGTTTGAACAGAGACAAG ACTGAACAAATCAACAAAGAAGCCACTGTGAGTGCAGGTTCAGGCCCAGGCCAAGGCCCAGTCGCGGAGGAGGCTGTGCCTGTCTCAAGTCCTGCCCAGACAGCAGCAAAATCTGCTACACAACCACTTGGACCCTCGGCCCCCAG TATCACCCGTCAGGAGAAGAGGGTTGAAAGGGCGGAACCCCCAGCTCCAAAAGTGACCCCGCCCACACCTGTTCCGACTACGCCTGCCCCATCCTCCTCCACACAGCCCGTGCCTACCCCCCGGCCTCAGCCCTGCGCTGCCTCCGCACCAGCCGCCCCCAGCACGCCGGCCCCTGCTGCAGCCACTATCGCCACCCCTGCACAG GAGCCCCGTAAGCTCAGCTATGCCGAGGTGTGCCAGCGACCACCCAAGGACCCTCCTCCTGCGGCCCCTGCCCCAGCTTCCTCCGGCACCGCATCAGGCCAGCCGTTGCGTGAGTTGCGTGTGAACAAGGCTGAGGAGCCGGGCTCCAGCAGTGGCCCTGGAGACAAGCAGGAGAAGGCCCACGACAGGGAGGGGGGATGGGAATGCAAGGAAAGCCGGCCACCGCGTGAACGTGACTCCCAAGGCTACTACCGCAGCAACGGCCCCAGAGGCACCGGGGGCCTCAAGTTTCGTGACCAGAGGCGCCCCCCTCCGGCCCGACGCAGCTCCCCCCAGGGAGGCTATAGGCACACTGGCAAAGAGCAGAATATTCCACCAGTATCGCCAAAGTAA
- the asb8 gene encoding ankyrin repeat and SOCS box protein 8, whose product MSSTMWYIMQSIQSKYSLSERLIRTIAAIRSFPHDNVEDLIRKGADVNRMHGTLKPLHCACMVADADCVELLLEKGAEVNALDGYNRTALHYAAEKDEGCVELLLEYGAQPDALDGNKDTPLHWAAFKDNPECVRALLESGACPNARDYNNDTPLSWAAMKGNLESVKVLLDYGAQVHVTNLKGQTPISRLVALLARGLGSEQVEECLELLCRAAGRFEIRRADGTLPRELSKDPQLLSRLTSMVAQAPTLRALARCAVRQSLGVQFLPTAVKELPLPESIKDYLLLRD is encoded by the exons ATGAGCTCTACTATGTGGTACATCATGCAAAGCATTCAAAGTAAATACTCCTTGTCCGAGCGGCTCATCCGCACCATTGCAGCCATCCGTTCCTTCCCACACGACAATGTGGAGGATCTCATTCGTAAG GGTGCTGATGTGAACCGGATGCACGGCACACTGAAGCCCCTGCACTGTGCCTGTATGGTAGCTGATGCCGACTGTGTGGAACTGCTGTTGGAGAAGGGGGCAGAG GTGAATGCGTTGGATGGCTATAACCGCACAGCACTGCACTATGCAGCAGAGAAGGATGAGGGCTGCGTGGAGCTGCTGTTGGAGTACGGGGCGCAGCCCGACGCCCTGGACGGCAACAAGGACACTCCGCTGCACTGGGCCGCCTTCAAAGACAACCCAGAGTGTGTGAGGGCCCTGCTGGAGAGCGGAGCCTGTCCCAATGCCCGGGACTACAACAATGACACGCCTTTGAGCTGGGCAGCAATGAAGGGCAACCTGGAGAGCGTCAAAGTGCTACTAGACTACGGGGCCCAGGTCCACGTGACCAACCTGAAGGGCCAGACCCCTATCTCCCGCCTGGTGGCCCTGTTGGCCCGTGGCCTGGGCAGCGAACAAGTGGAAGAGTGCCTGGAGCTGCTGTGCCGGGCAGCTGGGCGGTTTGAGATCCGGCGGGCCGACGGCACCCTTCCCAGGGAGCTGAGTAAGGATCCCCAGCTACTGTCGAGGCTGACCAGCATGGTGGCTCAGGCCCCAACGCTCCGCGCTCTGGCCCGCTGTGCTGTCCGGCAGAGTCTGGGAGTGCAGTTCCTCCCCACTGCAGTAAAAGAGCTGCCTTTACCAGAGTCTATCAAAGACTATCTACTGCTGAgagactga